One Helicobacter pylori NQ4053 genomic region harbors:
- the hypD gene encoding hydrogenase formation protein HypD: MSVDHLISPFRDKQTILALSNAIKKLAFKLEKKLVIMEVCGGHTHSLMKYGLLDLMPNNLEFVHGPGCPVCVMPRARLDEAYELASMKDSIVLSLGDMMRVPGSYGSLIQAREKGLDARFLYSPMQALEIAKENPHKKVIYIAIGFETTTPMTASVLLNAKKEKLKNLFFHINHILVPPSVSTILKDPACQINALLAPSHVSVISGAQIYTPLVDRFKLPIIVSGFEPVDILESVLMLLKQALNKEAKLEIQYKRAVSFEGNTKAQALVNACMEVRENFEWRGLGNIKHSALKLKEAFASYDAEKVFKAYLSHKTSKENKACKCGEILKGIAKPLDCSLFATTCTPQNPIGSCMVSSEGACAAYYRYKRV; encoded by the coding sequence ATGAGCGTTGATCACCTCATTTCGCCCTTTAGGGACAAGCAAACCATTTTAGCGCTCTCTAATGCAATCAAAAAACTCGCTTTTAAACTTGAAAAAAAATTAGTCATCATGGAAGTGTGCGGAGGGCATACGCATTCTCTCATGAAATACGGGCTTTTGGATTTGATGCCTAACAATTTAGAGTTTGTGCATGGGCCAGGCTGCCCGGTATGCGTGATGCCAAGAGCGCGCCTTGATGAAGCTTATGAACTCGCTAGCATGAAAGATAGCATTGTTTTGAGTTTAGGGGATATGATGAGAGTCCCCGGGAGCTATGGGAGTTTGATACAAGCTAGAGAAAAGGGGCTAGATGCGCGCTTTTTGTATTCGCCCATGCAAGCTTTAGAGATCGCTAAAGAAAACCCGCATAAAAAAGTCATTTACATTGCGATCGGTTTTGAAACCACCACGCCGATGACAGCGAGCGTTTTACTGAACGCCAAAAAAGAAAAATTAAAAAATCTTTTTTTCCACATCAACCACATTCTAGTGCCTCCCAGCGTGAGCACGATTTTAAAAGATCCAGCATGCCAAATTAACGCCCTTTTAGCCCCTAGCCATGTGAGCGTGATCAGCGGCGCTCAAATCTATACTCCTTTAGTGGATCGCTTTAAACTCCCTATTATTGTGAGCGGTTTTGAGCCGGTGGATATACTAGAAAGCGTGCTGATGCTTCTTAAACAAGCCTTAAACAAAGAAGCCAAGCTAGAGATCCAATACAAAAGAGCGGTGAGTTTTGAGGGGAATACAAAAGCGCAAGCGTTAGTGAACGCATGCATGGAAGTTAGGGAAAATTTTGAATGGAGAGGCTTAGGGAATATCAAACATTCCGCTCTCAAGCTTAAAGAAGCGTTCGCTTCTTATGACGCTGAAAAAGTCTTTAAAGCATACTTAAGCCACAAAACCTCTAAAGAAAACAAGGCATGCAAGTGTGGGGAAATTTTAAAAGGCATCGCTAAGCCTTTGGACTGCTCGCTATTCGCTACAACTTGCACCCCGCAAAACCCGATCGGCAGTTGCATGGTCAGCTCTGAGGGGGCGTGCGCGGCGTATTATCGTTACAAGCGCGTTTGA
- a CDS encoding HypC/HybG/HupF family hydrogenase formation chaperone: MCLAIPSKVIAINDNVALLETLGVQREASLDLMGESVKVGDYVLLHIGYVMSKIDEKEALESIELYQEMIAKMNETQ, translated from the coding sequence ATGTGTTTAGCGATCCCCTCTAAAGTCATAGCCATTAACGATAATGTGGCGCTTTTGGAAACTTTGGGCGTTCAAAGAGAGGCGAGCTTGGATTTAATGGGCGAGTCCGTTAAAGTGGGCGATTATGTGTTACTCCACATTGGCTATGTGATGAGTAAGATTGATGAAAAAGAAGCCCTAGAATCCATTGAGCTTTACCAAGAAATGATCGCCAAAATGAACGAAACGCAATAA